The following are encoded together in the Thalassomonas haliotis genome:
- a CDS encoding TetR/AcrR family transcriptional regulator, protein MNQVLAQLDEFGPLADLNSAKGRLQQASARLFKEKGYAKTTVRDIAAEVGIQSGSIFHHFKNKEAILLAIMSDTILRVLTDMYAALASTDDVMEKLQHLLLLELKAIHGEQFVGFSLLVSEWRALSDGNQQQILKLREYYENLWREILTLAYEQEKVNVEALYLRGFIRGALIETTNWFNVAGNISLQQLAFKLMATFTRRENESP, encoded by the coding sequence GGCTGATTTAAACTCCGCCAAAGGCCGTTTGCAGCAGGCATCTGCCCGTTTGTTTAAAGAAAAAGGTTATGCCAAAACCACAGTACGGGATATCGCCGCCGAGGTGGGCATTCAAAGCGGCAGCATTTTTCATCATTTTAAAAATAAAGAAGCAATTTTGCTGGCGATCATGTCCGATACCATTTTACGGGTATTGACGGACATGTACGCTGCCCTGGCATCAACGGATGATGTTATGGAAAAGCTGCAACATTTGCTCTTGCTTGAGCTCAAAGCCATTCATGGTGAACAGTTCGTCGGCTTTAGCTTGTTGGTCTCGGAGTGGCGCGCTTTATCTGACGGCAACCAGCAGCAAATTTTAAAATTGCGGGAATATTATGAGAACTTGTGGCGCGAGATATTAACCTTGGCCTATGAGCAGGAAAAAGTGAATGTGGAAGCCCTGTATTTGCGCGGTTTTATTCGTGGCGCGCTGATCGAAACCACTAACTGGTTCAATGTTGCCGGTAATATCTCTTTGCAGCAGTTGGCATTTAAGTTGATGGCGACCTTTACCCGCAGGGAAAATGAAAGTCCTTAG